A window from Mytilus galloprovincialis chromosome 8, xbMytGall1.hap1.1, whole genome shotgun sequence encodes these proteins:
- the LOC143042921 gene encoding BTB/POZ domain-containing protein 6-like, whose protein sequence is MMYMLEKETMCDVTFRVGEGRKTIKAHKNILASRSEVFHTMFEGSLPEKNEINIPDIDEDTFKKILWLPKIYAYTDVVKISEKNVTSMLYAAEKYMLTTVKKKCSELLRSTATSVDAVVTLSTANQFHLHDLQKKSLHFIEENTERCLSSK, encoded by the exons ATGATGTACATGTTAGAAAAAGAAACGATGTGCGACGTCACTTTCCGTGTAGGAGAAGGACGTAAAACAATAAAAGCACACAAGAATATCCTTGCGAGTCGCAGTGAAGTATTCCATACGATGTTTGAAGGTTCACttcctgaaaaaaatgaaatcaatattCCTGATATTGACGaagatacatttaaaaaaatactttg GCTGCCAAAGAT ATATGCATACACTGATGTGGTTAAAATATCCGAAAAGAATGTTACGAGTATGTTATACGCAGCTGAAAAATATATGCTGACAACAGTCAAGAAAAAATGTTCTGAACTACTGAGATCAACTGCAACATCTGTTGATGCGGTTGTAACCCTGTCAACAGCAAACCAATTCCACCTTCACgatcttcagaaaaaaagtttacattttattgaaGAAAATACAGAAAGATGTCTGTCATCAAA ATAA
- the LOC143042336 gene encoding fibrinogen-like protein A isoform X2: MYKIILIVCLSTVNLTSGSKNISEVRQNRKSSEEDDRVDTIWNELQGICLHGNQRGTVQELKRDTKVLLKNMAIYKDVVKMNKQLKNNIKWILEEIRGEKEILRIVSLLKNDFKGTCAKPARDCTELKKYNKQSGVYKISAGNSKALKVYCDMATDGGGWSIIQRHQDGNVDFKRTWAEYENGFGNVEGDYWLGNKHIHRMTSSGKYELRIDLTNNKNEKKYAVYKQFSIGDAASKYKLRIGSYSGNAGDSMTVHDGMMFSSTDKDNDQYGGDCAKQYGPWWHKKCCSSALNKQLSSNLYWVTFPNYAAKSSIMMIRRI, translated from the exons ATGTACAAAATCATACTGATTGTGTGTTTGTCAACAGTCAACTTGACATCAGGAAGTAAAAATATAAGTG AAGTAAGACAGAATCGGAAATCTTCAGAGGAAGATGATAGAGTTGACACTATTTGGAATGAATTGCAAG GAATATGTCTGCATGGAAATCAACGCGGAACTGTTCAAGAGCTGAAGAGGGATACAAAAGTTCTTCTCAAAA ATATGGCAATATACAAAGATGTTGTTAAAATGaataaacaattgaaaaataatatCAAGTGGATCTTAGAAG AAATTCGAGGGGAAAAAGAAATTTTAAGGATAGTTAGTCTATTGAAGAATGATTTCAAAG gAACATGTGCAAAACCTGCAAGAGATTGTACAGAGCTTAAGAAGTACAACAAACAATCCGGCGTATACAAAATAAGTGCAGGAAATTCGAAGGCTCTTAAGGTTTACTGTGATATGGCAACTGACGGAGGTGGTTGGTCG ATCATCCAGAGACACCAAGATGGAAACGTGGATTTCAAACGAACATGGGCAGAATACGAAAATGGGTTTGGGAATGTTGAAGGTGACTACTGGTTAG GAAACAAACATATCCATCGTATGACATCTAGTGGGAAATATGAACTGAGGATAGATTTGACAAACAACAAAAATGAGAAGAAATACGCTGTGTACAAACAATTCAGTATTGGAGATGCAGCATCAAAATACAAACTACGTATTGGGAGTTATAGCGGAAATGCAG GTGATTCAATGACGGTACATGATGGAATGATGTTTTCCTCCACTGATAAAGACAATGATCAGTACGGTGGTGACTGTGCCAAGCAATATGGACCTTGGTGGCATAAAAAATGCTGCTCGAGTGCACTCAACAAACAGTTGAGTTCCAACCTTTATTGGGTCACTTTTCCTAACTATGCTGCCAAATCATCTATTATGATGATAAGAAGAATATag